Proteins from a single region of Bdellovibrio bacteriovorus HD100:
- a CDS encoding flagellar hook-length control protein FliK, whose product MLQSIVPPMVGATEMKSPPDRGVEKDFKGTGSGSSFGKALEEKITSKDPKEIKEPPQRDMKAKNEKPEKTEAKKGKEPEVSQNDGKTERKGTVRQQKIKEFMDSFESEFEISPTRLVEAMSQLDDTQLVQSPEETAQAVISQLGLSDEDADKAQAMYAGLLLQLQQTPAPAKAPEFAVGAGVVTQAGVQLRAEQAQAKQNMLGNTVDRLNQKFWTDAQAKPLPSAALGQLDAAAMQNMDLDEASFADIPKQEIPMDMPLPEMPQQQAPKLPELPPHLQGQMKDTMSPALLAALAAKKATEAQAAQGTGVAAEAAVSEQGAELMAEFTQAVKTPEAPKIPTAQALNPLEVQAKLSQEFMRNESQGGNLMQQGNDFMKGMSAEKEMGEKSTLTSGEFKQGLEGLQNVHGAPIKGESLKMDAALPLAGTAPQAPVDAKENEAAVKQLMNQAQYLIKRGGGEMKVQMTPEGMGTIHLKVMLQDGKVNMQMSADTQEAKKAIESSLAELKTSLAAHKLSMENVKVDVVNSTSADTATQNQTNMNGNQQRDQARQFWNQFNENFGSQGRKESFADMPSLKGYGGRRDPLQPIETRSTPTRKVEGRGSGLNLVA is encoded by the coding sequence TTGTTACAAAGTATCGTACCCCCCATGGTGGGTGCGACCGAGATGAAGTCACCACCTGACAGAGGGGTGGAGAAAGACTTCAAGGGAACCGGATCCGGCTCATCCTTCGGCAAAGCTCTCGAGGAGAAAATAACCTCGAAAGACCCGAAAGAAATAAAAGAGCCACCGCAACGGGACATGAAGGCGAAGAATGAAAAGCCTGAAAAGACCGAAGCGAAAAAGGGGAAGGAACCCGAGGTCAGCCAAAACGATGGGAAAACAGAACGAAAGGGAACGGTTCGACAGCAAAAAATAAAAGAATTCATGGACTCCTTCGAGAGTGAATTCGAAATATCCCCCACGCGACTCGTGGAGGCGATGTCCCAGCTGGACGACACCCAACTAGTACAATCCCCGGAAGAGACGGCACAAGCCGTGATCTCTCAATTGGGACTCAGTGATGAGGACGCAGACAAAGCGCAGGCGATGTATGCGGGCTTGTTGCTGCAGTTGCAGCAGACTCCTGCGCCGGCGAAGGCTCCGGAATTTGCTGTGGGTGCTGGCGTGGTGACTCAGGCCGGTGTGCAGCTGCGTGCTGAACAGGCGCAGGCAAAGCAGAACATGCTGGGTAATACCGTCGACCGTTTAAATCAAAAATTCTGGACAGACGCGCAGGCAAAACCATTGCCTTCAGCGGCGTTGGGGCAGCTTGATGCTGCGGCCATGCAGAACATGGATCTGGATGAGGCGTCTTTTGCGGATATTCCGAAACAGGAAATCCCGATGGACATGCCACTTCCGGAAATGCCTCAGCAGCAGGCGCCAAAGCTTCCTGAACTTCCACCGCATCTGCAGGGTCAGATGAAGGACACCATGTCGCCGGCGTTGCTGGCGGCCTTGGCGGCAAAGAAAGCGACTGAAGCACAGGCGGCCCAGGGAACTGGTGTTGCGGCTGAAGCGGCGGTTTCAGAACAGGGCGCGGAACTGATGGCAGAGTTTACTCAAGCGGTTAAAACGCCGGAGGCTCCGAAGATTCCGACGGCTCAGGCTTTGAATCCGCTGGAAGTGCAGGCCAAGCTTTCCCAGGAATTCATGCGCAATGAATCCCAGGGTGGTAATCTGATGCAACAGGGCAATGACTTCATGAAAGGCATGAGCGCCGAAAAGGAGATGGGTGAAAAGTCCACTCTGACATCCGGTGAATTCAAGCAGGGTCTTGAAGGGCTTCAGAATGTCCATGGTGCTCCGATCAAGGGTGAATCCCTGAAGATGGATGCGGCTTTGCCTCTGGCAGGGACGGCACCACAGGCACCGGTTGATGCCAAGGAAAACGAGGCGGCCGTGAAGCAGCTGATGAATCAGGCTCAGTACCTGATCAAACGCGGTGGCGGCGAAATGAAGGTTCAGATGACCCCGGAGGGCATGGGAACCATTCACCTGAAAGTCATGCTTCAGGACGGTAAAGTGAACATGCAGATGTCAGCAGATACTCAGGAGGCTAAAAAAGCCATCGAGTCCAGTCTAGCTGAACTGAAAACCAGTCTTGCTGCTCACAAATTGTCCATGGAGAATGTAAAGGTGGATGTGGTGAACTCGACATCCGCGGATACGGCTACCCAAAACCAGACCAACATGAACGGTAATCAGCAAAGAGATCAGGCGCGCCAGTTCTGGAACCAGTTCAATGAGAACTTCGGATCCCAGGGCCGCAAGGAATCTTTCGCAGACATGCCTTCACTGAAAGGTTATGGCGGTCGTCGCGATCCACTTCAGCCGATCGAGACGCGTTCAACGCCGACTCGCAAAGTTGAAGGCCGTGGCAGTGGACTGAATCTTGTAGCTTAA
- the fliJ gene encoding flagellar export protein FliJ — translation MKFKFPLQKVLEHRKIKENLAQKDFQEAVNLYQEELARLNQMGNQVQSAHAQVGALSNQGGAQGPALSQIHEFLQGQQIRIQRQMQKVQEFEKLVEAKREILRQAALEYKIMEKMRENKFEEYRAERLSNDQKEMDEQSILRFKAVKES, via the coding sequence ATGAAATTCAAATTTCCACTTCAAAAAGTTCTTGAGCATCGCAAGATCAAAGAGAATCTGGCGCAAAAGGACTTTCAGGAAGCCGTGAACCTTTATCAAGAGGAACTGGCTCGTCTGAATCAGATGGGCAACCAGGTTCAGAGCGCCCATGCGCAGGTGGGGGCATTGAGCAATCAAGGTGGGGCCCAAGGTCCAGCTCTTTCCCAGATCCACGAGTTTCTTCAAGGTCAGCAAATCCGCATCCAGAGACAAATGCAAAAAGTTCAGGAATTCGAGAAATTGGTCGAGGCCAAGAGAGAAATTTTGCGACAAGCCGCTCTGGAATATAAAATTATGGAGAAGATGCGCGAAAACAAGTTCGAAGAATATCGGGCTGAGCGTCTTTCCAATGACCAGAAGGAAATGGATGAGCAGTCCATCCTGCGGTTTAAAGCTGTGAAGGAATCATAG
- a CDS encoding FliI/YscN family ATPase — protein MSEFELNLDKYSDVIQSVHLTKDSGKVTEVNGMLIKGYLPGASVGSIVSINPSGMEKSFLAEVVGFKDKHVLMMALNDMRGVALGSKIVLARQIATVRAGEELLGRVVDGLGRPLDDKGEVENFREVPLYSEVRNPLDRRPIREPIDLGIRAINGALTAGLGQRVAIMAGSGVGKSVLLGMMARNTNADVNVIAMIGERGREVREFIEHDLGPEGMKRSVVVCVTSDQSPLLRMRGAYVATALAEYFSSQGKNVLLMMDSVTRFAMAQREIGLSTGEPPSQKGYTPSVFATLPKLLERAGSFEGEGSITGFYTTLVEGDDMNDPIGDSVRSIVDGHIVLSRSLAQKGHFPAIDIMQSASRVMRAVSSPEHSKLAQKLRETLAVYKDAEDLINIGAYKPGSNPKIDRAVKVIDQVNDFLKQRVEDPTNFTQTVRQMQQILINA, from the coding sequence ATGAGCGAATTTGAACTGAACCTGGATAAGTATTCTGACGTGATCCAGTCTGTCCACTTGACGAAGGACAGCGGCAAAGTCACGGAAGTGAACGGGATGCTTATCAAAGGATATCTGCCGGGCGCAAGCGTTGGCAGTATCGTGTCCATCAATCCCAGCGGGATGGAAAAATCCTTCCTGGCCGAAGTGGTGGGGTTCAAGGACAAGCATGTTCTGATGATGGCTCTGAATGACATGAGAGGCGTGGCCCTGGGATCAAAAATCGTCCTGGCCCGTCAGATCGCCACCGTGCGCGCGGGTGAAGAGCTTTTGGGCCGTGTGGTGGATGGCCTGGGTCGTCCTCTGGATGACAAGGGCGAAGTCGAAAATTTCCGTGAAGTTCCTTTGTACAGTGAAGTTCGCAACCCTCTGGATCGCCGTCCGATCCGTGAGCCTATTGACCTGGGGATTCGTGCCATCAATGGCGCATTAACCGCAGGACTGGGCCAGCGTGTCGCTATTATGGCGGGTTCCGGTGTGGGTAAGTCCGTATTGCTGGGTATGATGGCCCGTAATACGAATGCCGACGTCAACGTGATTGCCATGATCGGTGAACGTGGACGTGAGGTGCGCGAATTTATCGAGCACGATCTGGGCCCGGAAGGGATGAAAAGATCGGTTGTTGTCTGTGTGACCAGTGACCAAAGCCCGCTGCTGCGTATGCGGGGCGCTTATGTGGCGACGGCTCTGGCTGAATACTTCTCCTCTCAGGGGAAGAATGTGTTGTTGATGATGGACTCCGTGACTCGTTTTGCGATGGCTCAAAGGGAAATCGGTCTGAGTACCGGTGAACCACCATCCCAAAAGGGTTACACCCCCAGCGTCTTTGCCACCCTGCCTAAGCTGCTTGAGCGTGCCGGGTCCTTTGAGGGCGAAGGCAGCATCACCGGCTTCTATACGACGCTGGTGGAAGGGGATGACATGAATGATCCGATCGGAGATTCAGTTCGTTCCATCGTGGACGGGCACATCGTTCTAAGCCGCTCTTTGGCTCAGAAGGGTCACTTCCCGGCGATTGATATCATGCAAAGTGCCAGCCGGGTGATGCGGGCCGTGTCCTCGCCAGAGCACTCCAAGCTGGCGCAAAAGCTGCGTGAAACCCTGGCGGTCTATAAAGACGCCGAGGATTTGATCAACATCGGTGCCTACAAGCCGGGATCCAATCCCAAGATTGACCGGGCCGTGAAGGTGATTGATCAGGTGAACGACTTCCTTAAACAAAGAGTCGAGGACCCGACCAACTTCACACAGACCGTGCGCCAGATGCAGCAGATTCTTATTAACGCCTGA
- a CDS encoding magnesium transporter MgtE N-terminal domain-containing protein, producing MKSGYDQFFKNARQVADQNNGVKFQKRNASPKLHLDLASEDVEQQIRRRMKMSAPKKKKKAPVPWKMIGVSFFGFMVAIWGFQNHEEVENIIKRVEVQMTGEAIAQPSAAPAEPTPAEPKAEAPVTAALSGAEIDHLQKLNERNKELDAREEELNRMETELATQKVELEKRLKELEEMRSKISGILEDRVKADDEKVDTLVQMYTNMKPPQAAKVFETMDEDLAIEILGRMKKKNAADIMNLLKPEKAQILSEMFAGYKRRAPASAK from the coding sequence ATGAAAAGCGGATACGATCAGTTCTTCAAAAATGCACGCCAGGTTGCCGACCAGAACAACGGAGTGAAGTTTCAGAAAAGAAACGCTTCTCCGAAACTGCATCTGGATCTGGCTTCCGAGGACGTTGAGCAGCAGATCCGCCGTCGTATGAAAATGTCTGCACCAAAGAAAAAGAAAAAAGCTCCGGTACCATGGAAAATGATTGGCGTGTCTTTCTTTGGTTTTATGGTTGCCATCTGGGGATTCCAGAATCACGAAGAAGTTGAAAACATCATCAAACGTGTCGAAGTTCAGATGACCGGCGAAGCGATTGCCCAGCCTTCAGCGGCTCCGGCAGAGCCAACTCCGGCAGAGCCGAAAGCCGAAGCCCCGGTGACGGCGGCACTGAGCGGGGCTGAAATTGATCACCTGCAAAAACTGAATGAAAGAAACAAAGAGCTTGATGCGCGTGAAGAAGAACTGAACCGCATGGAGACCGAACTTGCCACCCAGAAGGTGGAACTTGAGAAACGCCTGAAAGAGCTGGAAGAGATGCGCAGCAAGATCTCCGGCATTCTGGAAGACCGGGTCAAGGCGGATGACGAGAAAGTCGATACCTTGGTACAGATGTACACCAATATGAAGCCACCCCAGGCGGCCAAAGTCTTTGAGACGATGGACGAGGATTTGGCAATTGAAATACTTGGTCGTATGAAAAAGAAGAATGCTGCTGATATTATGAATTTGTTGAAGCCTGAAAAAGCTCAGATTTTGTCTGAGATGTTTGCGGGCTACAAGCGTCGTGCTCCAGCGAGCGCGAAATAA
- a CDS encoding flagellar hook assembly protein FlgD gives MTMVNAKLGVNAFGPTQTKPETAGASNMSVADREKLGGENVGEVLNKIVDANWTDPSKKVRAVGNPSLDKDAFFKLMLTQMKNQDPTNPLKSHEMAAQLASFSSLEQMQNMNKSLDEMKNGQKPSENFQALNLIGKAVAGDSSKVVRGTNDREHDFKFTLPMAASEVSVKVRDAEGNVVRTYNLKSLKAGENKLTWNGEDEKAMKALPGEYQFIAEAKTADGKKMGIKTDFDGMITGVSYSNEGPVLHVGNQAIRFSDVKKITDPRLMTTDQKVNDVTNLDLKKDDAKGQTMKEGNAELQNSSMNPAPVAKSNIMNNVGLSRDMMEKIAKETAK, from the coding sequence ATGACGATGGTGAACGCGAAACTTGGAGTGAATGCCTTCGGACCGACTCAGACAAAACCTGAGACCGCCGGAGCTTCCAACATGAGCGTGGCAGACAGAGAAAAGCTGGGCGGTGAAAACGTCGGCGAAGTTCTGAATAAAATTGTCGATGCCAACTGGACAGATCCCTCCAAGAAAGTTCGCGCGGTCGGTAATCCAAGCCTGGACAAGGATGCCTTCTTCAAGCTGATGCTGACACAGATGAAAAATCAGGATCCGACGAATCCACTGAAGAGCCATGAGATGGCGGCACAGTTGGCAAGCTTCTCCTCTCTGGAGCAGATGCAGAACATGAACAAGTCACTTGATGAAATGAAGAACGGTCAGAAGCCTTCGGAAAACTTCCAGGCACTGAATCTGATCGGTAAAGCAGTCGCAGGTGATTCTTCGAAAGTGGTGCGCGGCACGAATGACAGAGAGCATGATTTCAAATTCACTCTGCCAATGGCTGCAAGCGAAGTGTCGGTGAAAGTTCGTGATGCCGAAGGGAATGTCGTGCGCACGTACAATCTGAAATCACTGAAAGCGGGCGAAAACAAACTGACCTGGAATGGTGAAGACGAAAAAGCAATGAAGGCTTTGCCTGGTGAATATCAATTCATCGCAGAAGCCAAAACTGCTGATGGTAAGAAGATGGGAATCAAAACAGACTTCGACGGAATGATCACTGGCGTGAGCTATTCCAATGAAGGCCCTGTGCTTCACGTGGGAAATCAGGCGATTCGTTTCTCTGACGTGAAGAAGATTACAGACCCACGTCTTATGACCACCGACCAGAAAGTAAATGATGTAACAAACCTAGACTTGAAGAAAGATGATGCTAAAGGACAAACTATGAAAGAGGGGAATGCAGAGTTACAAAACTCTTCCATGAATCCTGCTCCTGTAGCAAAATCTAACATCATGAACAATGTGGGCTTGTCCCGCGACATGATGGAAAAGATTGCCAAGGAGACAGCGAAGTAA
- a CDS encoding FliH/SctL family protein, translating to MQWSNRASKSVLSKEVAEKTVLEFVPMRFDLGTPEQAMNYLAEKSKGSDFRMNDAVRVQTGIDQVEKGNDEEKVEVAALEKLKEIQEGAYQEAYRLGLEEGRKEAFEQVSADIAERMAGLDTLLLTIKELKKEMSGFNEAHLLKLMFQMASRLAKTELNSNNDAMVGILRDAVGLAQDEEEITVHVSQTQFDFLEELKSETGREFEFIKKIKFEPNAEVADGGCIVETNYGEVDARIEQRVEQLWSVLSENMPKVKDRIAG from the coding sequence ATGCAATGGTCTAATCGCGCCTCCAAGTCCGTTCTGTCCAAGGAAGTGGCTGAAAAAACAGTGCTCGAGTTTGTTCCCATGCGTTTCGATCTGGGGACTCCCGAGCAGGCCATGAACTATCTGGCAGAAAAGAGCAAAGGCTCTGATTTCCGCATGAACGATGCCGTGCGTGTGCAGACGGGTATTGATCAGGTGGAAAAAGGCAACGACGAGGAAAAAGTCGAAGTGGCCGCTTTGGAAAAGCTGAAAGAAATCCAGGAAGGCGCCTATCAGGAAGCCTATCGCCTGGGTCTGGAAGAGGGCCGTAAAGAGGCCTTCGAACAGGTGTCTGCGGATATCGCCGAGCGTATGGCCGGTTTGGACACCCTGTTGCTGACCATCAAAGAACTTAAAAAAGAAATGTCCGGATTCAACGAAGCCCATCTGCTGAAACTGATGTTCCAGATGGCCTCCCGTCTGGCCAAAACCGAACTTAACAGCAACAACGACGCGATGGTGGGAATCCTGCGCGACGCGGTTGGTTTGGCTCAGGACGAGGAAGAAATCACCGTTCATGTGTCCCAGACTCAGTTTGACTTCCTTGAGGAGCTTAAATCCGAGACCGGCCGTGAATTTGAATTCATCAAAAAAATCAAATTTGAACCCAACGCCGAAGTGGCTGACGGCGGTTGCATTGTTGAAACCAACTATGGTGAAGTCGATGCCCGCATTGAACAGCGCGTGGAACAGTTGTGGTCTGTTCTTTCTGAAAACATGCCCAAAGTTAAAGACAGGATTGCCGGTTAA